A window of the Desulfopila inferna genome harbors these coding sequences:
- a CDS encoding SagB/ThcOx family dehydrogenase translates to MDEMKRYREFLKDSLRKTIDFRASDQHRGVAVPPLQEDVDEGMSRVRLPERESWSSVIHEIDLAVAMGNRRSRRNFNDEYLSLEELAFLLWATQGQRNPQKQTPHFRTVPSAGARHSFETYLFIQRVENLAAGLYRYLPLSHELVFMAAADSRSSTNLSRAVFGQQFVAGAAVVFVWTTVPYRMEWRYLQAAHRVILLDAGHVCQNLYLACEAIRAGTCAIAAYDQEAMDEFIGVDGQEQFTIYLAPVGKYSS, encoded by the coding sequence ATGGATGAGATGAAACGATATCGTGAGTTTTTAAAGGACAGTCTCCGGAAGACTATCGATTTTCGTGCCAGCGACCAGCACAGGGGAGTGGCCGTGCCGCCATTGCAGGAAGATGTTGATGAAGGGATGTCCCGGGTCCGGTTGCCCGAGAGGGAATCATGGAGTTCGGTCATACATGAAATCGATCTGGCGGTTGCCATGGGCAATCGTCGGAGCCGGCGGAATTTTAATGATGAATATCTCAGCCTTGAAGAGCTGGCGTTTCTGCTCTGGGCTACCCAGGGGCAGAGAAATCCGCAGAAACAAACTCCTCACTTCCGTACGGTTCCATCGGCCGGGGCCAGGCACAGTTTCGAAACCTACCTGTTCATTCAGCGGGTGGAAAATTTGGCGGCGGGGCTTTACCGTTATCTTCCGCTCTCTCATGAGTTGGTATTCATGGCTGCAGCCGACAGCCGGAGTTCAACCAATCTTTCCCGGGCTGTTTTTGGGCAGCAGTTTGTGGCCGGCGCTGCTGTTGTCTTCGTCTGGACAACCGTTCCCTATCGCATGGAATGGCGTTACCTGCAGGCGGCCCACCGCGTGATTCTCCTCGATGCAGGCCATGTATGCCAAAACCTCTATCTCGCATGTGAGGCGATCCGGGCCGGAACTTGCGCCATTGCCGCCTATGATCAGGAAGCTATGGACGAATTTATCGGTGTGGATGGGCAAGAGCAGTTCACAATTTACCTTGCGCCGGTTGGGAAATATTCTTCTTGA
- a CDS encoding PQQ-dependent sugar dehydrogenase, which translates to MKNIHLIVLSGLLVLAVTSFSAMALEQVETLTTKDGVDLKVENLTAGLNHPWGMAFLPDGRLLVTERNTGNLYILQTDNTLSEPLTGVPEVRTGGQGGLMDVALDPDFAENNMIYLSYAKPGEGGKAATALGRGVLAGAGIDSFEDIFVQKPYVDGSNHFGNRIEFSPDGRYLFLALGERFKFDPAQDLSNHLGTVIRIHADGSIPEDNPFVGRQDAEDEIWTYGHRNIEAVAFQPGTEILWVGEMGPSGGDELNIIEKGANYGWPVVSWGKHYDGRKIPEPPTRPEFKDALRRWTPVISPSGMAFYQGDMFPGWRNNMLIGGLTTKEVVRLVLDGSTVVDEERFSLPKRIRDVDVAPDGSIYVLTDHDEGNVWRISSTEQP; encoded by the coding sequence ATGAAAAACATACACCTAATTGTTCTGTCCGGATTGCTCGTCCTTGCTGTAACATCCTTTTCGGCAATGGCGCTTGAACAGGTAGAAACACTTACGACCAAAGATGGTGTTGATTTAAAGGTAGAAAACCTGACGGCGGGGCTGAACCATCCCTGGGGGATGGCTTTTCTCCCCGATGGACGCCTGCTGGTCACCGAGCGCAATACGGGTAACCTCTATATTCTGCAAACTGACAATACCCTTTCCGAACCCTTGACGGGTGTTCCGGAAGTCAGGACAGGCGGACAGGGCGGTTTGATGGATGTGGCGCTTGACCCCGATTTTGCGGAGAACAATATGATCTATCTCTCCTACGCCAAGCCCGGGGAAGGAGGCAAAGCTGCCACAGCTCTCGGCCGGGGTGTGCTGGCCGGTGCAGGCATCGACAGCTTCGAAGATATCTTTGTGCAAAAACCGTATGTCGACGGCTCCAATCATTTCGGCAACCGTATTGAATTTTCGCCGGACGGCAGGTATCTCTTTTTGGCTCTGGGTGAGCGCTTCAAGTTTGATCCCGCCCAGGATTTGTCCAATCATCTCGGGACAGTGATTCGTATCCATGCAGATGGCTCCATTCCGGAAGACAATCCCTTTGTTGGCCGGCAAGATGCAGAAGATGAGATCTGGACATATGGTCACCGCAATATCGAGGCGGTGGCCTTTCAGCCTGGGACGGAAATCCTCTGGGTAGGAGAGATGGGTCCCTCAGGCGGAGATGAGCTTAATATCATAGAGAAGGGCGCCAATTATGGTTGGCCGGTGGTCAGCTGGGGTAAGCATTACGACGGCAGGAAAATACCCGAGCCGCCGACACGACCTGAATTTAAAGATGCACTCAGACGCTGGACACCGGTGATCTCCCCTTCAGGAATGGCCTTTTATCAGGGTGATATGTTTCCCGGGTGGAGAAATAATATGCTGATCGGCGGCCTGACAACAAAGGAAGTTGTCCGACTTGTCTTGGACGGTTCCACAGTGGTCGATGAAGAACGGTTTTCTCTGCCGAAGCGCATACGCGATGTTGATGTTGCTCCGGATGGATCGATTTACGTTCTGACCGATCACGATGAGGGGAACGTTTGGCGAATCAGCTCCACCGAGCAACCGTAA
- a CDS encoding AI-2E family transporter — protein sequence MNQEEREKKAEALVIHAKDEGGLFGSRGSSGQIFRKTLVQAITVLVIVILAVLARQTTDILLLFFAGILFAVLLDFLSSQVKRLPLISHWVAVTITLAVLTGLLVLMVIMVVPMLADEMEALSTQIQKSIEELLDWLQRYEAGQYLVEQLADFEDDDSDGTGIWSRIAGIFSITLDAVTGLIIIIVVGVFLAYSPGMYKSGFLQLIPLDSRKRTAEVLIAIGSTLRWWLLGQMISMTVLALSTWIMLSLLDVPLALILALITGLMTFIPYLGPLIAMVPIILLAFLESPTLALYVFILYMIIQNVEANVIMPIIFHRTARIPPALGVISQILFGSLFGIIGFILAIPLMAVILQFLKMVYVEDVLGDKSGEGDI from the coding sequence ATGAATCAGGAAGAAAGGGAAAAGAAGGCGGAAGCTTTAGTTATCCATGCAAAGGACGAGGGAGGACTCTTCGGTTCCAGAGGTTCCAGCGGGCAGATATTCAGGAAAACCCTGGTGCAGGCGATCACGGTTCTGGTTATCGTCATTCTGGCAGTACTTGCCCGACAGACAACCGATATTCTTCTGCTCTTTTTCGCCGGAATCCTTTTTGCCGTTCTGCTGGACTTCCTGAGCAGTCAGGTAAAGCGTTTGCCCTTGATTTCGCATTGGGTTGCCGTGACGATCACTCTGGCAGTCTTAACAGGATTGCTCGTTCTCATGGTCATTATGGTGGTCCCCATGCTGGCAGATGAAATGGAGGCGCTGTCTACACAGATCCAGAAATCAATAGAGGAACTTCTGGACTGGCTGCAGAGGTATGAAGCCGGGCAGTACCTGGTGGAGCAGCTTGCTGATTTCGAAGATGATGATTCAGATGGTACTGGAATCTGGAGCAGGATCGCAGGCATTTTTTCCATTACACTGGATGCCGTCACCGGCCTGATAATTATTATCGTTGTCGGGGTCTTTCTCGCCTACAGTCCCGGAATGTACAAATCCGGCTTCCTGCAGCTGATTCCCCTCGACAGCCGCAAAAGAACGGCTGAGGTCCTGATTGCCATAGGCAGCACGCTCCGCTGGTGGCTTCTGGGGCAGATGATCTCCATGACTGTGCTGGCGCTCAGTACCTGGATTATGCTCAGTCTGCTGGATGTTCCCCTGGCCCTTATCCTCGCCCTGATCACAGGATTGATGACCTTTATCCCTTATCTTGGGCCCCTCATCGCCATGGTGCCCATCATTCTCCTCGCCTTTCTTGAGTCCCCGACGTTGGCCCTTTATGTATTTATTCTCTATATGATTATCCAGAATGTGGAGGCCAACGTTATCATGCCGATTATATTTCACAGAACCGCCAGGATACCACCTGCCCTGGGGGTGATCAGCCAGATTCTCTTCGGCAGTCTGTTCGGCATAATAGGATTTATCCTGGCCATTCCGTTGATGGCCGTCATCCTCCAATTCTTGAAAATGGTATATGTCGAGGATGTGCTTGGAGATAAAAGCGGGGAGGGTGACATCTGA
- a CDS encoding heterodisulfide reductase-related iron-sulfur binding cluster, translated as MKNISTYLDLYSEVKELGAKDMEVCMQCGTCSASCPLSQGNNPFPRKIYRYLQLGLKDRLLASTEPWLCYYCGECNTNCPRGAEPAETMMAVRRWLTIQYDWTGLARKFYLSKAWEFGALGAVALFVILLFVFFHGPMITEYVSVNTFAPVFWVEVGDLALAGVLSLFLLSNALRMYRYIMNGTKVPFRLYLTEAKAFILHFATQKKWRKCGEDNSRWLKHFLLVSGYLTMLTLIIVFLRWFQVDDSSWHFSSLFGYYATGVLLFITVEMFVSRRKKQEMMHRYSHTSDWLFLVLLFLTTLTGIMMHLFRIGGWPMGTYVIYVIHLAIAVPMLVIEVPFGKWSHLFYRPLAVFLATVKEKALIPSVVDTRAIKNEVGDAFTACMHCGTCTTVCPSAEIVDYSPRLILRHLALDRATTVGVDESSWDCVTCDICTEQCPRGIGILYVIKSIRRRVVDADLMPRIFKKAIGNLQKEGNIWGGKREERLEWTGEIKIPAYQQDHEYCLFNCCTTTYDTSSHKRSERGGVALLRLLEHARVSYGTLGTKESCCGDITDKIGAVEVTDDLKSKNTEMFQEAGVSKILAVSPHCLNTFSKDYEGLKDVEKIHYTELFDQLIQSGKVNPVNSLDLKVTYHDPCYLGRYNNVYEAPRRILHSIPGLKLVEMRNNRDRSFCCGGGGGGIWAGTPGKESMGEIRIKEAMDTGAEVIATACPYCIRMLSDAIGKLGVEDKIKVQDVAELLCQSVDLSDTRGHEKSSLTIFN; from the coding sequence GTGAAGAACATCAGTACATACCTGGACTTGTACAGTGAGGTCAAGGAGCTGGGAGCCAAAGACATGGAAGTTTGTATGCAGTGTGGTACCTGCAGTGCAAGCTGTCCGTTGTCGCAGGGTAATAATCCATTTCCGCGAAAGATATATCGATATCTGCAGCTCGGTCTGAAGGACAGGCTCCTTGCCTCGACCGAACCCTGGTTGTGCTACTACTGCGGAGAATGCAACACTAACTGTCCCAGGGGAGCCGAACCGGCCGAGACGATGATGGCGGTGCGGCGCTGGCTTACTATTCAGTATGACTGGACAGGACTGGCCCGGAAGTTTTACCTTTCCAAGGCCTGGGAATTCGGAGCCCTGGGCGCCGTTGCCCTTTTCGTCATTCTTCTCTTTGTATTTTTTCATGGACCGATGATCACCGAATATGTTTCGGTCAATACTTTTGCTCCCGTTTTTTGGGTGGAAGTGGGGGATCTGGCGCTGGCCGGAGTTTTGTCGCTCTTTTTGCTCTCCAATGCCTTGCGGATGTACCGTTATATAATGAATGGGACCAAAGTGCCATTCAGGCTTTACCTTACCGAGGCCAAAGCCTTTATCCTCCATTTTGCCACGCAGAAAAAATGGAGAAAGTGCGGCGAGGACAATAGCAGATGGTTGAAACACTTTCTTTTGGTCAGCGGCTATCTGACAATGCTGACCCTGATCATTGTTTTTCTCCGCTGGTTTCAGGTCGACGACAGCAGTTGGCATTTTTCCAGTCTCTTTGGTTATTATGCAACCGGTGTCCTGCTTTTTATAACTGTGGAAATGTTTGTCAGCCGCCGCAAAAAGCAGGAAATGATGCATCGCTATTCCCACACCTCCGATTGGCTTTTTTTGGTTCTCCTTTTCCTTACAACGTTGACGGGTATCATGATGCATCTCTTTCGCATCGGCGGATGGCCGATGGGAACTTATGTTATCTATGTAATTCACCTGGCGATCGCGGTTCCCATGCTTGTCATCGAGGTTCCGTTCGGGAAATGGTCACATCTGTTCTACAGGCCGTTGGCCGTCTTTCTTGCGACTGTAAAGGAAAAGGCATTGATTCCTTCCGTCGTTGATACCAGAGCGATAAAGAACGAAGTCGGTGATGCCTTTACCGCCTGCATGCACTGCGGCACCTGTACCACCGTCTGTCCCAGTGCAGAGATAGTGGATTACAGTCCGCGCCTGATCCTCCGGCATCTCGCTCTGGACAGAGCGACAACCGTCGGTGTCGACGAATCTTCCTGGGATTGTGTTACTTGTGATATTTGTACCGAGCAGTGTCCGCGGGGGATCGGCATCCTATATGTGATTAAATCCATCCGCAGGCGAGTGGTCGATGCCGATCTTATGCCCAGGATTTTCAAAAAAGCGATCGGCAATCTGCAAAAAGAAGGCAATATCTGGGGCGGAAAACGGGAGGAGCGGCTGGAATGGACAGGAGAAATCAAAATTCCAGCCTATCAACAGGATCATGAATATTGCCTGTTCAACTGCTGTACGACTACCTACGACACCAGTTCCCACAAGAGAAGCGAGAGAGGTGGAGTGGCTCTTTTGCGTCTTCTCGAGCATGCCCGGGTTTCATACGGAACTCTGGGGACAAAGGAAAGCTGCTGCGGTGATATAACAGATAAGATAGGCGCCGTCGAAGTTACAGATGATCTGAAGAGTAAAAATACCGAGATGTTCCAGGAAGCAGGTGTCTCAAAGATCCTGGCAGTTTCTCCCCATTGTCTCAATACCTTCAGCAAAGACTATGAAGGGCTGAAAGATGTTGAGAAAATCCATTATACCGAGCTCTTCGACCAACTCATTCAATCCGGCAAGGTAAACCCTGTCAACAGCCTCGATCTGAAGGTGACCTATCACGACCCATGTTATCTGGGGAGATACAATAACGTTTACGAGGCACCGCGCCGGATTCTTCATTCCATACCCGGTCTCAAACTGGTGGAGATGCGGAATAACAGGGACCGAAGTTTTTGTTGCGGTGGCGGTGGGGGCGGTATTTGGGCTGGTACTCCTGGCAAGGAAAGTATGGGGGAGATCCGCATCAAAGAGGCCATGGATACCGGTGCCGAGGTGATTGCCACTGCCTGTCCGTATTGTATCCGGATGTTGAGTGATGCTATAGGTAAGCTAGGTGTGGAAGATAAGATTAAGGTTCAGGATGTCGCCGAGCTTCTCTGTCAGTCTGTAGACTTATCGGATACACGGGGGCACGAAAAATCTAGTCTGACTATTTTTAATTGA
- a CDS encoding sigma-54 interaction domain-containing protein has product MMEKIVVKPHILESISDGVFTVNHEWRVTSFNRAAEKITGFSRNEAIGRLCWDVFGSNMCKDACPLRETMKNGQSFIGISASITNKHKKRIPISLSTALLHDEHGEILGGVETFRDNSVVEELRKELRDSFRLGGMVSRSPLMKNLFTVLPKIAKSESTVLIEGDTGTGKEMLAKALHDLSLRREKPFIAINCGALPDTLLESELFGYKAGAFTDAVSDKPGYFNMADGGTIMLDELGETSPAFQAKLLRVLVEREFQPLGGVQKQHVNVRILAATNRNLENLIEQGRFRQDLFYRINIVRLLLPALRERKEDIPLLIERFIDKLNRLQDKAVTGIEEEALNWLMNYDYPGNIRQLENIIEHAFILCSHGEIGTRHLPSDLAVSAATSAAGPSSMLAIRRSTEEEAIMKALQRNDYNRLAAARELGMHKTTLFRKIKKFGIHLPDGDGRTASSSKQKSGSD; this is encoded by the coding sequence ATGATGGAGAAAATAGTGGTTAAACCGCATATTCTTGAGAGTATCTCCGATGGGGTGTTTACGGTCAATCATGAATGGCGCGTCACCTCTTTCAATCGGGCAGCAGAAAAAATTACCGGATTTTCCCGTAATGAGGCGATAGGCCGTTTGTGCTGGGATGTCTTTGGCTCCAACATGTGCAAGGATGCCTGTCCTCTGCGGGAAACCATGAAAAATGGCCAATCCTTTATCGGGATATCCGCCTCTATTACTAATAAACATAAAAAACGCATTCCGATCAGCTTGTCTACGGCTCTGTTGCATGATGAACATGGTGAGATCCTGGGTGGGGTTGAAACCTTCCGTGATAATTCTGTGGTGGAAGAGCTCAGGAAGGAACTGAGAGACAGCTTCAGGCTTGGAGGCATGGTGAGCCGCAGTCCACTGATGAAGAATCTGTTCACCGTTTTGCCAAAGATTGCCAAAAGCGAGAGTACGGTACTCATCGAGGGCGACACCGGCACCGGAAAGGAGATGTTGGCCAAAGCGTTGCACGATCTGTCTTTGCGCCGGGAAAAGCCGTTTATCGCGATCAACTGCGGCGCCTTGCCTGATACATTGCTCGAGTCGGAGCTCTTTGGCTATAAGGCAGGCGCCTTTACAGACGCGGTAAGTGACAAGCCCGGATATTTCAATATGGCTGACGGCGGCACCATCATGCTCGATGAATTGGGCGAAACCAGTCCCGCTTTTCAGGCGAAACTTCTAAGAGTTTTAGTGGAACGTGAATTCCAACCCTTGGGCGGTGTACAGAAGCAACATGTCAATGTCCGCATCCTTGCCGCTACCAACCGAAATCTGGAAAACCTGATTGAGCAGGGGCGTTTTCGGCAGGATTTGTTTTATCGAATCAATATCGTTCGTTTGCTGTTGCCGGCCCTGCGGGAACGAAAAGAAGATATTCCGCTGCTAATCGAACGGTTTATAGATAAACTGAATCGACTGCAGGACAAGGCGGTGACCGGAATAGAAGAAGAAGCCCTCAATTGGTTGATGAACTATGACTACCCGGGAAATATCAGGCAGTTGGAAAATATCATCGAGCATGCCTTTATTCTTTGTTCCCATGGGGAGATAGGTACCCGGCATCTGCCGTCAGACCTGGCGGTTTCTGCAGCCACGTCAGCCGCCGGCCCTTCTTCCATGCTTGCCATTCGCCGTTCCACCGAGGAAGAGGCGATAATGAAGGCACTGCAGCGTAATGACTACAACCGTCTGGCCGCCGCCAGAGAGTTGGGTATGCACAAGACCACCCTGTTCAGAAAAATTAAAAAATTCGGCATTCATCTTCCTGATGGTGATGGCCGTACCGCGTCTTCCTCAAAGCAAAAATCCGGTTCCGACTGA
- a CDS encoding sigma-54 interaction domain-containing protein, producing the protein MVKQKKAAVVDATEIILESISDGVFTVNHEWRITSFNRAAEEITGIPRSDAIGNFCWDVFRSNLCKEGCPLRETMKGGRSFVSVSAFIINKNKKRIPISLSTALLYNEQGDILGGVETFRDNSVVEELRRELNGSFRQGDMISRSRLMKKIFTILPKIAKSDSTVLIEGDTGTGKEVLARALHDQSLRREKPFIAINCGALPDTLLESELFGYKAGAFTDAVRDKPGYFTMAEGGTIMLDELGETSPAFQVKLLRVLEEREFQPLGGVHKQRINVRIIAATNRDLEALIEQGYFRQDLFYRINIVRLQLPALRKRKEDIPLLIERFIDKLNRLQDKAVTGIDAEAMSWLMSYDYPGNIRQLENIIEHAFILCSDGEIGTRHLPGYLAVATAQPGVAQLSSIQDIRQFSEEEAILKALQRNGYNRLATARELGMHKTTLFRKIKKFNIRLPDADGRSALSSKA; encoded by the coding sequence ATTGTGAAGCAAAAGAAAGCAGCGGTTGTCGATGCCACCGAAATCATTCTTGAAAGTATTTCTGATGGTGTCTTTACCGTCAATCACGAATGGCGTATCACCTCTTTCAATCGGGCGGCTGAGGAGATCACCGGCATTCCGCGCAGTGATGCAATCGGCAATTTTTGCTGGGATGTTTTCCGCTCCAATCTGTGCAAAGAAGGTTGTCCCCTGCGCGAGACCATGAAAGGCGGGCGATCTTTTGTCAGCGTTTCAGCCTTTATTATCAATAAAAACAAAAAGCGCATACCCATCAGTCTGTCCACCGCCCTGCTGTATAATGAACAAGGTGATATTCTGGGTGGGGTCGAAACTTTTCGCGACAATTCCGTAGTGGAAGAACTTCGCCGGGAGCTTAACGGTAGTTTCAGGCAGGGCGACATGATCAGCCGGAGCCGCTTGATGAAAAAAATCTTCACAATCCTGCCGAAGATAGCTAAAAGCGACAGTACGGTATTGATCGAGGGTGATACCGGTACCGGAAAAGAGGTGCTGGCCAGGGCCTTGCATGATCAGTCGCTACGCCGGGAAAAGCCTTTTATCGCTATAAACTGCGGGGCCTTGCCTGACACTCTGCTCGAATCCGAACTTTTTGGCTATAAAGCCGGTGCTTTTACTGATGCGGTACGCGACAAGCCCGGTTATTTTACCATGGCCGAGGGCGGCACTATTATGCTTGATGAACTGGGTGAAACCAGTCCCGCTTTCCAGGTGAAACTCCTGCGGGTTTTGGAGGAGCGTGAATTTCAACCCTTGGGGGGCGTCCACAAGCAGCGCATAAATGTCCGCATTATCGCCGCCACCAATCGTGACCTTGAAGCTTTAATTGAACAGGGATATTTTCGACAGGACCTGTTTTACCGCATCAATATTGTTCGTTTGCAGTTACCCGCCCTGCGCAAACGCAAAGAGGATATTCCGCTGTTGATCGAGCGGTTCATCGATAAACTGAACCGGTTGCAGGATAAGGCGGTGACCGGAATTGACGCCGAGGCCATGAGCTGGCTGATGAGTTACGATTATCCGGGCAACATCCGGCAATTGGAAAATATTATCGAACATGCCTTCATTCTTTGTTCTGATGGAGAAATAGGAACACGGCATCTGCCGGGATACCTGGCGGTTGCTACTGCTCAACCCGGTGTAGCGCAATTGTCGTCGATTCAGGACATCCGCCAGTTTAGCGAAGAGGAGGCAATTTTAAAGGCTTTGCAGCGAAATGGCTACAATCGTCTGGCAACAGCAAGAGAGTTGGGCATGCATAAGACAACCCTGTTCAGGAAGATCAAAAAGTTTAACATCCGCCTTCCCGATGCCGACGGCCGCAGTGCACTATCCTCAAAAGCATAA
- a CDS encoding alpha/beta fold hydrolase: METHTLKVDDINMHWEEAGEGNPVIFLHGIPTSPRLWRHVIPKISPARCLAWEMVGYGASISEGRGRDISVGRQADYLISWMQVLGLEKAVLVGHDLGGGVAQIAAVRHPRRVAGLVLMNAICYDSWPIPEVRIAKVAGSLMKQLPNSIFKSIFREFISMGHDRPSRVRESMHEHWPHYAAAGGAADFLHQVQSLDVHDTLSISDSLPRLNIPARIVWGAADRFQKIGYGYRLSHDLKCSLTRIEDGKHFVPEDHPEEVARTINELLNTEGI; encoded by the coding sequence ATGGAAACTCATACCCTGAAAGTAGACGACATCAACATGCACTGGGAGGAAGCCGGTGAAGGAAATCCAGTGATATTCTTGCATGGCATTCCCACCAGTCCCCGCCTGTGGCGGCATGTAATTCCGAAAATCTCCCCAGCCCGCTGCCTGGCTTGGGAAATGGTAGGGTATGGGGCCTCCATTTCCGAAGGGAGGGGACGTGACATTTCAGTTGGCCGGCAGGCGGATTATCTCATTTCGTGGATGCAGGTCCTGGGTCTGGAAAAAGCCGTGCTGGTAGGTCACGATTTAGGGGGCGGTGTGGCGCAAATCGCCGCCGTGCGGCATCCCCGGAGAGTGGCTGGCCTGGTGCTGATGAATGCAATATGCTACGATTCCTGGCCCATTCCCGAAGTCAGGATAGCAAAAGTCGCAGGGTCGCTGATGAAACAGCTGCCAAACAGCATCTTTAAAAGTATTTTCAGAGAGTTCATCAGCATGGGACACGACAGGCCCAGCCGGGTTCGGGAATCGATGCACGAACACTGGCCTCACTATGCCGCGGCAGGGGGCGCAGCTGACTTTTTGCACCAGGTCCAGTCCCTGGATGTGCACGATACCCTGTCCATCAGCGACAGCCTGCCACGGCTAAATATCCCGGCCCGGATAGTCTGGGGAGCAGCCGACCGCTTCCAGAAAATCGGCTATGGTTATCGCCTCTCCCATGATTTGAAGTGCTCCCTCACCCGCATCGAAGACGGCAAGCATTTCGTACCGGAGGATCACCCGGAAGAGGTGGCTCGAACTATCAACGAACTGCTTAATACCGAGGGTATCTAA
- a CDS encoding pseudouridine synthase, whose protein sequence is MRLQRYLSDVGFCSRRDAEDFIKAGKILVNGKKAILGDKVSGKETIIVDGRKLQVKEPSKKKIIVFNKPGKVECTMTKSLWRRTLVDFDFGPDRVFPIGRLDYESHGLLLLTNDGELGNILARSSGHEEEYLLTIKETADLEAIARLKQGILLGNDRIVPDGVELFRENNLKCIFRTGKTKHIRKICAAVGLEITDLQRSRIGFIELKELGAGKWKMLDDAEYRAIKQNGLGTRPAQRRRVVQAPR, encoded by the coding sequence ATGAGATTGCAAAGATATTTGTCTGATGTGGGGTTTTGTTCAAGGCGTGATGCCGAAGACTTTATAAAGGCAGGAAAAATTCTGGTAAATGGAAAAAAGGCAATACTTGGCGATAAGGTTTCCGGAAAAGAGACAATTATCGTCGATGGCCGCAAGCTGCAGGTAAAAGAACCTTCCAAAAAGAAGATCATCGTTTTTAATAAACCCGGGAAGGTGGAATGCACCATGACCAAAAGCCTCTGGAGGAGAACACTGGTTGATTTCGATTTCGGTCCTGATCGCGTATTTCCTATTGGTCGACTGGATTATGAGTCTCATGGCCTGCTCCTGCTTACCAATGACGGAGAATTAGGCAATATCCTGGCTCGTTCCAGTGGGCATGAAGAAGAATACCTGCTGACCATAAAAGAAACAGCTGATTTAGAGGCGATCGCCCGCCTAAAACAAGGCATTCTGCTCGGGAATGACCGGATCGTTCCCGATGGTGTCGAACTGTTCCGGGAAAATAATCTCAAATGTATATTCCGCACAGGCAAGACCAAGCATATACGCAAGATATGCGCTGCTGTCGGATTGGAGATTACTGATCTTCAACGCAGCCGGATCGGTTTTATTGAATTGAAAGAGCTCGGCGCAGGGAAATGGAAAATGCTGGATGATGCTGAATATCGAGCGATAAAACAGAATGGCCTTGGTACAAGACCGGCCCAACGCAGAAGAGTAGTACAAGCACCACGATAA
- a CDS encoding alpha/beta hydrolase has protein sequence MVKRTGFELFFLLLLLLLPLSFGGCSTLIYMPRGYSEPKHLQLLDDPSVIKISYFLRNNEQTAFYIGPDKHPQRLWLLFGGINSLALDWHQWFVETAGEDAAFLFVDYPGYGLNHGVPSANLISEASVAAFGALKEFLQLPNEDQHPEVNILGHSLGSGVAVHFASRIKVKKLLLVAPFTNLNELVIFRYGGFLGTLINAIYPEQYHNMKNLTSIAKQHPPPQIIIIHGAEDQVIPAAMSRRMVQMFPDIITYHEIPLTGHRNMFADNLDLILQHMCD, from the coding sequence ATGGTAAAAAGAACAGGATTTGAACTTTTCTTTCTCCTCCTCCTTCTGCTGTTGCCGCTATCTTTCGGAGGCTGCAGCACTCTCATTTATATGCCGCGTGGTTATTCCGAACCCAAACATCTGCAGTTATTAGATGATCCATCTGTTATAAAAATCAGCTACTTTCTCAGAAACAATGAGCAGACCGCCTTTTATATCGGCCCCGATAAGCATCCGCAAAGGCTCTGGCTGCTCTTCGGGGGCATCAACAGCCTGGCCCTTGACTGGCATCAGTGGTTTGTGGAAACAGCTGGCGAAGACGCGGCTTTTCTTTTTGTTGATTATCCCGGATATGGGTTGAATCACGGGGTACCCAGTGCGAATTTGATTTCTGAAGCCAGTGTTGCAGCCTTCGGTGCTTTGAAGGAATTTTTACAGCTCCCGAATGAGGACCAACACCCCGAGGTAAATATACTTGGACACTCTTTAGGTTCTGGCGTAGCCGTGCACTTTGCAAGCCGCATTAAGGTAAAAAAACTGTTGCTTGTCGCCCCCTTTACCAACCTGAACGAGCTGGTAATTTTTAGATACGGCGGCTTTCTGGGAACACTGATAAATGCCATCTATCCCGAACAATATCATAACATGAAAAACCTCACTTCCATTGCCAAACAGCACCCCCCTCCGCAGATAATCATTATCCATGGAGCTGAAGATCAGGTGATACCCGCTGCAATGAGTCGCAGGATGGTACAAATGTTCCCCGACATCATCACCTATCATGAAATCCCCCTGACAGGTCACCGAAACATGTTTGCCGACAATCTCGATCTTATCTTGCAACATATGTGCGATTGA